In one Silene latifolia isolate original U9 population chromosome 10, ASM4854445v1, whole genome shotgun sequence genomic region, the following are encoded:
- the LOC141606714 gene encoding putative F-box protein At1g49610 isoform X2: MMVAKMQKGTVDRISGLPGFILHTILSMFDTKEAGRASVLSKRWYGAWSSIPVLDFQYQYFQKCEDRPYMYDEDMFERFVGFIDKTMQRYLTKKYRITEMYLDIALPYEKRETSIDKWIMIAVQNQIQKLEIKIVVLNRYDYSHRLPEILFCAKSLKYLKCLKVELPYYETMELTSLKYLTLERGAVNVDMLQRIISFCPLIELDVTSIHDLEEDSLSCMGKVNGGDEGRGSGTMQAPSLQKFVGYGYFAGLLPHMVALKNLKKLEFDCAPVTDDILSELVYVLVALETLVLIGCSTLECIKISSNSLTQLRIEEGFHLMKVTIDTPNLLEFSYNCEMETSLSLISVLDHY, encoded by the exons ATGATGGTGGCAAAGATGCAGAAGGGTACAGTTGATAGAATTTCGGGGCTTCCGGGTTTCATCTTGCATACTATTCTCTCAATGTTTGATACTAAAGAGGCGGGTCGCGCTAGCGTATTGTCTAAGAGGTGGTATGGAGCTTGGTCTTCCATTCCGGTTTTGGATTTTCAGTATCAATATTTTCAGAAATGTGAGGATAGGCCTTACATGTATGATGAGGACATGTTTGAACGTTTTGTAGGGTTCATAGATAAGACCATGCAAAGATACCTTACAAAGAAGTATAGAATAACAGAAATGTACCTTGACATTGCTCTACCTTATGAAAAGCGAGAAACTTCGATTGACAAATGGATAATGATTGCGGTGCAAAACCAAATTCAGAAGTTGGAAATCAAGATTGTTGTTCTAAATAGATATGATTACAGCCACAGGCTGCCTGAGATTCTATTTTGTGCGAAGTCgctgaaatatttgaaatgtttgaaagTTGAGCTGCCTTATTATGAGACTATGGAGCTCACCTCTCTCAAGTATTTGACTCTAGAACGGGGAGCTGTAAATGTGGATATGCTTCAAAGAATTATCTCTTTCTGTCCCTTGATTGAATTAGATGTTACATCCATTCACGACCTTGAAGAGGATTCACTTTCTTGTATGGGAAAAGTTAATGGGGGAGACGAGGGCCGGGGTAGTGGAACGATGCAAGCACCATCGCTTCAAAAGTTTGTTGGTTATGGTTATTTTGCGGGTTTGCTGCCGCACATGGTTGCACTGAAAAACTTGAAAAAGCTGGAGTTTGATTGTGCTCCTGTTACAGATGATATTCTTTCTGAGCTGGTATATGTGCTTGTAGCTTTAGAAACTTTAGTGCTGATTGGTTGCTCAACGCTGGAATGCATTAAGATCTCAAGCAATTCACTCACGCAGTTACGAATTGAAGAGGGCTTCCACTTGATGAAGGTTACAATTGACACTCCTAACTTGCTCGAGTTCTCGTACAACTGTGAAATGGAGACCTCTCTGTCATTGATCAGCGTGCTAGATCATT ATTGA
- the LOC141608782 gene encoding CASP-like protein 1F2: MALLEKVERSENDEPVWFMQTQYWLRVLVICFTVISIVTLLGIDTPDSLSGVIKTTNARYYYSSAFKFLLGVDVAVCALYTISLHVPIYYAACKKDLSRKHWYYLFLHDLIAMTVLISACGAAASIVYVGVYGQPETFWNEICNNAGDLCIYLGVSVAFSYVAVLCLFALTVISSYGLMKPSLTKEQDRAGVDCV, encoded by the coding sequence ATGGCGTTACTAGAAAAAGTTGAAAGATCCGAAAACGACGAACCAGTTTGGTTCATGCAAACGCAATATTGGCTTCGAGTCCTAGTCATTTGCTTCACCGTCATTTCAATCGTAACGTTGCTTGGCATCGATACGCCAGACTCGCTTTCCGGGGTTATAAAGACGACGAATGCTCGTTATTATTACTCTTCAGCGTTTAAGTTTCTTCTAGGTGTAGACGTGGCCGTATGCGCTCTATATACGATTTCACTACATGTCCCTATCTATTATGCCGCGTGCAAGAAAGACCTTAGCCGTAAACATTGGTACTACTTGTTTTTGCATGATTTAATTGCGATGACGGTTTTGATATCCGCTTGTGGAGCAGCAGCATCGATTGTTTATGTTGGAGTTTATGGACAACCGGAAACGTTTTGGAATGAGATTTGTAATAATGCCGGAGACTTGTGCATATATCTTGGGGTTTCAGTCGCGTTTTCATATGTCGCGGTCTTGTGTTTATTTGCTCTTACGGTTATATCTTCTTACGGGCTTATGAAGCCTTCCCTAACCAAGGAGCAAGATCGAGCGGGGGTTGATTGTGTATGA
- the LOC141606714 gene encoding uncharacterized protein LOC141606714 isoform X4, producing the protein MQRYLTKKYRITEMYLDIALPYEKRETSIDKWIMIAVQNQIQKLEIKIVVLNRYDYSHRLPEILFCAKSLKYLKCLKVELPYYETMELTSLKYLTLERGAVNVDMLQRIISFCPLIELDVTSIHDLEEDSLSCMGKVNGGDEGRGSGTMQAPSLQKFVGYGYFAGLLPHMVALKNLKKLEFDCAPVTDDILSELVYVLVALETLVLIGCSTLECIKISSNSLTQLRIEEGFHLMKVTIDTPNLLEFSYNCEMETSLSLISVLDHCNARFFPSVKD; encoded by the coding sequence ATGCAAAGATACCTTACAAAGAAGTATAGAATAACAGAAATGTACCTTGACATTGCTCTACCTTATGAAAAGCGAGAAACTTCGATTGACAAATGGATAATGATTGCGGTGCAAAACCAAATTCAGAAGTTGGAAATCAAGATTGTTGTTCTAAATAGATATGATTACAGCCACAGGCTGCCTGAGATTCTATTTTGTGCGAAGTCgctgaaatatttgaaatgtttgaaagTTGAGCTGCCTTATTATGAGACTATGGAGCTCACCTCTCTCAAGTATTTGACTCTAGAACGGGGAGCTGTAAATGTGGATATGCTTCAAAGAATTATCTCTTTCTGTCCCTTGATTGAATTAGATGTTACATCCATTCACGACCTTGAAGAGGATTCACTTTCTTGTATGGGAAAAGTTAATGGGGGAGACGAGGGCCGGGGTAGTGGAACGATGCAAGCACCATCGCTTCAAAAGTTTGTTGGTTATGGTTATTTTGCGGGTTTGCTGCCGCACATGGTTGCACTGAAAAACTTGAAAAAGCTGGAGTTTGATTGTGCTCCTGTTACAGATGATATTCTTTCTGAGCTGGTATATGTGCTTGTAGCTTTAGAAACTTTAGTGCTGATTGGTTGCTCAACGCTGGAATGCATTAAGATCTCAAGCAATTCACTCACGCAGTTACGAATTGAAGAGGGCTTCCACTTGATGAAGGTTACAATTGACACTCCTAACTTGCTCGAGTTCTCGTACAACTGTGAAATGGAGACCTCTCTGTCATTGATCAGCGTGCTAGATCATTGTAATGCCCGATTCTTTCCATCTGTGAAGGATTAA
- the LOC141606714 gene encoding putative F-box protein At1g49610 isoform X1 yields MMVAKMQKGTVDRISGLPGFILHTILSMFDTKEAGRASVLSKRWYGAWSSIPVLDFQYQYFQKCEDRPYMYDEDMFERFVGFIDKTMQRYLTKKYRITEMYLDIALPYEKRETSIDKWIMIAVQNQIQKLEIKIVVLNRYDYSHRLPEILFCAKSLKYLKCLKVELPYYETMELTSLKYLTLERGAVNVDMLQRIISFCPLIELDVTSIHDLEEDSLSCMGKVNGGDEGRGSGTMQAPSLQKFVGYGYFAGLLPHMVALKNLKKLEFDCAPVTDDILSELVYVLVALETLVLIGCSTLECIKISSNSLTQLRIEEGFHLMKVTIDTPNLLEFSYNCEMETSLSLISVLDHCNARFFPSVKD; encoded by the coding sequence ATGATGGTGGCAAAGATGCAGAAGGGTACAGTTGATAGAATTTCGGGGCTTCCGGGTTTCATCTTGCATACTATTCTCTCAATGTTTGATACTAAAGAGGCGGGTCGCGCTAGCGTATTGTCTAAGAGGTGGTATGGAGCTTGGTCTTCCATTCCGGTTTTGGATTTTCAGTATCAATATTTTCAGAAATGTGAGGATAGGCCTTACATGTATGATGAGGACATGTTTGAACGTTTTGTAGGGTTCATAGATAAGACCATGCAAAGATACCTTACAAAGAAGTATAGAATAACAGAAATGTACCTTGACATTGCTCTACCTTATGAAAAGCGAGAAACTTCGATTGACAAATGGATAATGATTGCGGTGCAAAACCAAATTCAGAAGTTGGAAATCAAGATTGTTGTTCTAAATAGATATGATTACAGCCACAGGCTGCCTGAGATTCTATTTTGTGCGAAGTCgctgaaatatttgaaatgtttgaaagTTGAGCTGCCTTATTATGAGACTATGGAGCTCACCTCTCTCAAGTATTTGACTCTAGAACGGGGAGCTGTAAATGTGGATATGCTTCAAAGAATTATCTCTTTCTGTCCCTTGATTGAATTAGATGTTACATCCATTCACGACCTTGAAGAGGATTCACTTTCTTGTATGGGAAAAGTTAATGGGGGAGACGAGGGCCGGGGTAGTGGAACGATGCAAGCACCATCGCTTCAAAAGTTTGTTGGTTATGGTTATTTTGCGGGTTTGCTGCCGCACATGGTTGCACTGAAAAACTTGAAAAAGCTGGAGTTTGATTGTGCTCCTGTTACAGATGATATTCTTTCTGAGCTGGTATATGTGCTTGTAGCTTTAGAAACTTTAGTGCTGATTGGTTGCTCAACGCTGGAATGCATTAAGATCTCAAGCAATTCACTCACGCAGTTACGAATTGAAGAGGGCTTCCACTTGATGAAGGTTACAATTGACACTCCTAACTTGCTCGAGTTCTCGTACAACTGTGAAATGGAGACCTCTCTGTCATTGATCAGCGTGCTAGATCATTGTAATGCCCGATTCTTTCCATCTGTGAAGGATTAA
- the LOC141606711 gene encoding protein HOTHEAD-like, which yields MDNDRWRIVFASVLGFSIFYVSCSADKAPYYSFVKPATLAPPIGYFDYIVIGGGTAGCSLTATLSNGATVLLLERGGSPYGNKNIEEIGSFAANLENVSPTSPAQRFVSEDGVVNARARVLGGGSAINAGFYTRAPPEFVAKAGMDYGVVNKSYEWVEKKVAFEPSMVQFQTAIKNGLLEAGVKPYNGFTYDHIPGTKFGGTIFDRQGRRHTAADLLEYADPRRATVYLYATAQKILFSKKELVKPRAYGVLFRDSYGVLHKALLRPGPKNEVILSAGALGSPQMLMLSGIGPATELMLHGIEIMVDQPQVGQGMSDNPMNAIFIPSPTGVETSLIQAVGITEYDSFIEAASGSTYTGAFMQNLPSAADMMSSQAGQTQKGDDMQRAIEFMHSVINGTFTGGVILEKIAGPRSSGYLHLTTLNPNDNPSVRFNYFQDPEDLEKCVKGIKTIISVIESGPFQRFRIPGMPIQALISMAVNLPLNYRPRHFNSAFSLEQFCIDTVLTIWHYHGGCQVNRVVDKEYKVYGTLGLRVIDGSTFYDSPGTNPQATVMMLGRYMGLRILARRR from the exons ATGGATAATGATCGTTGGCGGATTGTTTTTGCTTCAGTTCTTGGATTTTCAATCTTCTATGTTTCTTGTTCAGCTGATAAAG CTCCATACTACTCTTTTGTTAAACCAGCAACATTGGCCCCACCAATCGGATACTTTGATTACATTGTTATAGGGGGCGGAACTGCAGGGTGTTCACTGACTGCCACTCTCTCCAACGGTGCAACGGTCTTGCTTCTAGAACGCGGAGGATCCCCCTACGGAAACAAGAACATAGAAGAAATAGGCTCATTTGCAGCAAACCTGGAAAATGTCTCACCAACTTCACCAGCACAAAGATTTGTTTCTGAAGATGGAGTCGTCAATGCTCGAGCTCGGGTCTTGGGGGGAGGATCCGCCATCAATGCCGGATTCTACACCCGCGCTCCACCGGAGTTTGTGGCTAAAGCAGGGATGGATTATGGGGTTGTGAATAAGTCATATGAGTGGGTGGAAAAGAAGGTGGCTTTTGAGCCTTCAATGGTCCAGTTCCAAACAGCGATAAAAAACGGACTGCTAGAGGCTGGAGTAAAGCCCTATAATGGGTTCACGTACGACCACATTCCCGGGACTAAATTTGGTGGGACCATCTTTGATAGGCAAGGTCGCCGGCATACAGCTGCTGACTTGTTAGAGTATGCAGATCCCCGCCGTGCTACTGTTTATCTCTATGCAACAGCTCAAAAGATTTTGTTCAGCAAGAAAG AGCTGGTGAAACCAAGAGCTTACGGTGTCCTGTTCAGGGATTCATACGGAGTTCTGCACAAAGCATTACTACGACCTGGACCTAAAAATGAGGTGATTTTATCAGCGGGCGCACTTGGGAGCCCTCAAATGCTTATGTTAAGCGGGATAGGGCCGGCTACTGAGCTTATGTTACACGGAATTGAGATAATGGTGGACCAGCCCCAGGTTGGGCAAGGGATGTCTGATAATCCAATGAATGCCATCTTCATTCCTTCGCCTACTGGTGTCGAGACTTCCCTAATCCAAGCTGTAGGCATTACGGAGTATGATAGTTTCATTGAAGCTGCAAGTGGTTCAACTTATACTGGTGCGTTCATGCAGAATCTTCCGTCTGCTGCTGACATGATGAGTTCACAG GCGGGCCAAACGCAAAAGGGAGATGACATGCAGAGAGCAATAGAGTTCATGCATTCTGTCATAAATGGAACCTTCACTGGCGGCGTTATCCTAGAGAAGATTGCAGGACCTCGTTCTTCAGGTTATCTACATCTGACCACCTTGAATCCAAATGACAACCCGTCTGTCAGATTCAACTACTTCCAGGATCCTGAGGACCTAGAAAAGTGCGTCAAAGGAATAAAAACCATAATAAGTGTAATAGAATCAGGGCCTTTCCAAAGGTTTCGTATCCCAGGCATGCCGATACAAGCACTTATAAGCATGGCAGTTAACTTACCTTTAAATTATCGTCCGAGGCATTTCAACTCTGCATTTTCCTTGGAGCAGTTTTGCATAGACACAGTATTGACTATATGGCATTATCATGGAGGCTGTCAAGTTAACAGGGTGGTCGATAAGGAATACAAGGTTTATGGCACTCTAGGTTTAAGGGTTATTGATGGATCGACCTTTTACGACTCACCTGGAACTAATCCTCAAGCCACTGTAATGATGCTTGGAAG ATATATGGGACTGAGGATTTTAGCACGGAGACGATGA